In Botrytis cinerea B05.10 chromosome 6, complete sequence, the following proteins share a genomic window:
- the Bcmef1 gene encoding Bcmef1 — translation MSMHRVARAVASTEACAGALRGSVPRARFLCLNSPVQGLGARNAILGARLGGKRHFSQSPIIRAGVAQAVLEKAAADPSALTQEAIVDNLNAAERDRLRRVRNIGIAAHIDSGKTTATERVLFYTGRINAIHEVRGKDAVGAKMDSMELEREKGITIQSAATFCDWLKVENGKEEKYHINLIDTPGHIDFTIEVERALRVLDGAVMILCAVSGVQSQTITVDRQMRRYNVPRISFINKMDRMGANPFKAVEQINQKLRIPAAALQVPIGSEDSFNGVVDLIRMKAIYNDGPKGEIIRETDEIPEELKKLCEEKRALLIETLADVDDEIAEIFLDEKTPSIEQMKAAIRRATINLKFTPVLMGSALADKSVQPMLDAVCDYLPNPAEVENLALDKRRAEAPVKLVSYNELPFVGLAFKLEESNYGQLTYIRVYQGSLKKGMNVFNARTDKRVKIPRIVRMHSNEMEEVPEIGAGEICAVFGVDCASGDTFTDGGLPYSMSSMFVPDPVISLSIKPKTTKDGSNFSKAMNRFQREDPTFRVHVDAESQETIISGMGELHLDIYVERMRREYKVEVETGKPQVAYRETITEHVVFDHTLKKQTGGAGDYARVVGFLEPIEPGPNGYAPSTFKEEVTGGSISDKFLFACEKGFLASCEKGPLLGHPVLGTHMVVNDGATHMTDSSEMAFKNATQQAFRKAFKEGKPQVLEPLMKTTITAPNEFQGNIVGLLNKRNAIISDTEIGPEDFTLIADCSLNAMFGFSSQLRAATQGKGEFGMEFSHYAPAPGQLQKELISNYEKAQADRHKK, via the exons ATGAGTATGCATAGAGTAGCCCGCGCTGTGGCTTCAACGGAAGCTTGCGCTGGAGCGCTACGTGGGAGTGTCCCCAGAGCAAGATTTTTGTGCTTGAATTCACCTGTTCAAGGGCTCGGAGCAAGAAATGCGATCCTCGGTGCCAGATTGGGAGGAAAGAGACATTTCTCACAATCGCCCATTATTAGAGCTGGTGTTGCCCAAGCAGTGTTAGAAAAGGCTGCCGCAGATCCATCAGCTCTGACCCAAGAAGCAATTGTCGACAATCTGAACGCAGCAGAGAGGGATCGATTGAGGAGAGTCAGAAACATTGGTATCGCAGCACACATCGACAGTGGCAAAACGACCGCTACAGAACGAGTTCTCTTTTACACTGGAAGAATCAATGCTATTCACGAAGTCCGAGGAAAGGATGCAGTCGGCGCAAAGATGGATTCTATGGaattggagagggagaaaggTATTACAATCCAGTCTGCTGCTACATTCTGCGACTGGTTGAAGGTTGAGAatgggaaggaggagaaatACCACATTAATTTGATCGACACTCCTGGACATATTGATTTCACAATTGAGGTCGAGAGAGCTTTGCGAGTACTGGACGGAGCTGTCATGATTCTTTGCGCTGTCAGTGGAGTTCAAAGTCAAACGATTACTGTGGACAGACAAATGCGAAGATATAATGTTCCTCGTATcagttttattaataagatggACAGAATGGGTGCCAACCCTTTCAAAGCCGTCGAGCAGATCAACCAAAAATTGCGAATCCCAGCGGCAGCACTCCAAGTTCCAATTGGTTCAGAAGACAGCTTCAACGGTGTCGTTGATTTGATTAGAATGAAGGCTATCTACAACGACGGACCCAAAGGAGAAATCATTAGAGAGACTGATGAAATCCCAGAGGAACTTAAGAAATTGTGCGAAGAGAAGAGAGCTCTGTTGATCGAAACATTGGCCGATGTCGATGACGAAATTGCTGAGATTTTCTTGGATGAGAAAACTCCATCTATCGAGCAAATGAAGGCTGCTATCAGACGGGCAACCATCAATTTGAAGTTTACTCCTGTCTTGATGGGAAGTGCTTTGGCTGATAAGTCAGTGCAGCCCATGCTTGATGCAGTCTGCGATTACCTACCAAATCCTGCTGAAGTTGAGAACTTGGCGCTTGACAAGCGAAGAGCTGAAGCCCCTGTGAAGCTTGTATCTTATAATGAGCTACCATTCGTCGGCTTGGCCTTCAAGCTCGAAGAAAGTAATTATGGCCAATTGACCTATATTCGAGTTTATCAAGGATCTTTGAAAAAGGGCATGAACGTGTTCAACGCTAGAACCGATAAGAGAGTCAAGATCCCCAGAATTGTGAGAATGCATTCCAATGAGATGGAGGAAGTTCCTGAAATCGGAGCCGGAGAAATCTGTGCTGTGTTCGGAGTTGATTGTGCTTCTGGAGATACATTTACCGATGGTGGCTTACCTTACTCTATGTCTTCTATGTTTGTACCAGATCCTGTCATTTCTTTGTCCATCAAACCAAAGACAACCAAAGATGGATCCAACTTCAGTAAGGCTATGAACAGATTCCAACGTGAGGATCCAACATTCCGTGTACATGTTGATGCCGAAAGTCAGGAAACCATTATCTCTGGTATGGGAGAGTTGCATCTTGATATTTACGTGGAGAGAATGCGAAGAGAGTACAAGGTCGAAGTTGAAACCGGTAAACCTCAGGTCGCTTACAGAGAAACTATCACTGAGCATGTGGTCTTTGATCACACCCTCAAGAAACAAACTGGAGGTGCTGGTGATTACGCTCGTGTCGTTGGTTTCTTGGAGCCTATCGAGCCTGGTCCAAATGGTTATGCTCCGTCAACTTTCAAGGAAGAAGTCACTGGAGGTTCCATTTCTGATAAATTCTTGTTCGCTTGCGAAAAGGGATTCCTCGCCTCATGTGAAAAGGGTCCTCTTCTCGGTCACCCCGTTCTTGGCACCCATATGGTTGTTAATGATGGTGCAACCCACATGACAGATTCTTCTGAAATGGCTTTCAAGAATGCCACTCAACAAGCTTTCcgaaaagctttcaaagaaGGCAAGCCACAAGTTCTCGAACCTCTCATGAAGACTACCATTACAGCTCCCAATGAGTTCCAGGGTAACATCGTTGGGTTGTTGAATAAGAGAAACGCTATCATTAGTGACACAGAGATTGGACCAGAAGATTTCACTCTTATTGCGGATTGTAGTTTGAATGCTATGTTCGGATTTAGTTCGCAATTGAGAGCAGCCACGCAAGGAAAGGGAGAGTTTGGTATGGAATTTAGCCATTATGCTCCTGCGCCAGGACAGCTACA GAAAGAACTCATTTCCAACTATGAAAAGGCACAGGCTGATAGACACAAGAAGTAA